The following coding sequences are from one Halanaerobiales bacterium window:
- the yhbY gene encoding ribosome assembly RNA-binding protein YhbY → MLSGKQRSYLRGEANEFDPVIHIGKDGISESVLEQVEELLEIHELIKGRVLDNAPQGVKDTAYELAEKTNSEVVQVIGNVFIIFRQDPDESNYNL, encoded by the coding sequence ATGTTAAGTGGAAAGCAAAGAAGTTATCTTAGAGGTGAAGCAAATGAATTTGATCCTGTAATTCATATTGGTAAAGATGGTATTTCAGAGTCTGTTTTAGAACAGGTGGAAGAATTATTAGAAATTCATGAACTAATTAAAGGAAGAGTTCTGGATAATGCTCCCCAGGGTGTAAAAGATACTGCTTATGAACTTGCAGAAAAAACTAACTCAGAAGTAGTGCAGGTAATTGGTAATGTATTTATTATTTTTCGTCAGGATCCAGATGAAAGTAATTATAATTTATAA
- a CDS encoding DegV family protein produces the protein MNKVEKIKIFTDSCSDLPDHTLKKYDIEMLGTPVNFGEENFRDRIDLKPDEFYKKIDENEVIPKTSRISPNIFENKFKKALDNGYKIISINFSSNLSGIYESAALAKKNIGSDDIRVIDSKSASTGFGLSVLKAAKAREEGKSFEEIIDITKHSCAHMEHIFAVGSLEMLKRGGRISASKAFIGNVLNIKPILHFQDGEILPLHKVRGKKKMLKYLIRMMEERGHNLSDQIIGLNHSANRELAEDLKEKIEENYDINEFFISEIGAAIGSHVGHNTVSVFFMNKNKVADINVA, from the coding sequence ATGAATAAAGTGGAAAAAATAAAAATATTTACTGATAGCTGCTCTGACTTACCTGATCACACTTTGAAAAAGTATGATATTGAGATGCTTGGCACCCCGGTAAATTTTGGTGAAGAAAATTTTAGAGATAGAATTGATCTTAAACCTGATGAATTTTATAAAAAAATTGATGAAAATGAAGTAATACCTAAAACTTCCAGAATTTCACCTAATATTTTTGAAAATAAATTTAAAAAAGCTTTAGATAATGGGTATAAAATTATTTCTATAAATTTTTCATCCAATCTAAGTGGTATTTATGAATCAGCAGCACTTGCAAAAAAAAATATTGGATCAGATGATATTAGAGTAATTGATAGTAAATCAGCTTCTACTGGTTTTGGACTTTCGGTATTAAAAGCAGCTAAAGCGCGAGAAGAAGGAAAATCATTTGAAGAAATTATAGATATTACTAAACATAGTTGTGCTCATATGGAACACATTTTTGCGGTTGGCTCTCTGGAGATGTTAAAAAGAGGCGGAAGGATTTCTGCCAGCAAGGCATTTATTGGTAATGTATTAAATATAAAACCTATTTTACATTTTCAGGATGGAGAAATTCTACCTTTGCATAAAGTTAGAGGGAAGAAAAAAATGCTTAAATACTTAATACGAATGATGGAAGAGAGAGGCCACAATTTATCAGATCAGATAATTGGCCTCAATCATTCAGCAAATCGAGAACTTGCGGAAGATCTTAAAGAAAAGATAGAGGAAAATTATGATATAAATGAATTTTTTATTTCTGAAATTGGAGCTGCTATTGGTTCACATGTAGGACATAATACTGTCTCAGTGTTTTTTATGAATAAAAATAAAGTTGCTGATATTAATGTTGCTTAA
- a CDS encoding MATE family efflux transporter has product MLNLNKKQDLILNGKMSKVILILAGPIMLNNIIQSIYNITDTYFVGQLGSEQMAAMTLVFPVIFFFLSIGMGINIAGTSLISQYIGNNEKDSATKVAGEVITVAILISVFLGFPGAIAAPKIIKLMGGSNEILTYGTEFLRPMLFGMPTLFLFLAFTAIKQGQGDTVTPMKYTAFSVTLNIILDPLFIFVLDFGIQGAAFATILARGIFASYAVYTLFFHENGIKISKKDLLLDNNVIKLIKVGIPSSIGQSMAAFGFMFLNGFIISFGYTTLAAFGIGNRINSLILMPAMGIGNALATIVGQNLGADQIQRAKKAVKTSSILSTVFLLIGGGIFFPFIPQVLKLFSDDPLVINQGITYLRLITLSLPLMGFFQIFVGTFQGSGHTIFAMILMIGRLWVLRLPMILVFKQYTNWGSNSVWYAMVLSNAFTCLVGYAIYLSGRWEEKVIDDKPAAKTKKVLAKE; this is encoded by the coding sequence CTGACACCTATTTTGTAGGACAACTTGGTTCTGAACAAATGGCAGCTATGACTTTAGTTTTTCCGGTTATTTTCTTTTTTCTTTCTATCGGAATGGGAATAAATATTGCAGGTACTTCCCTGATTTCGCAATATATTGGTAACAATGAAAAAGACTCAGCTACAAAAGTTGCTGGAGAAGTAATAACTGTAGCTATTTTAATTTCTGTATTTTTAGGTTTCCCAGGTGCTATTGCCGCACCTAAAATCATAAAACTAATGGGGGGAAGCAATGAAATTTTAACTTATGGTACAGAATTTTTAAGACCTATGCTTTTTGGTATGCCCACTTTATTTTTATTTCTGGCATTTACTGCTATTAAACAGGGACAGGGTGATACTGTTACCCCTATGAAATACACTGCTTTTTCTGTAACTTTAAATATAATTCTTGATCCACTTTTTATTTTTGTATTAGATTTTGGAATTCAAGGTGCAGCTTTTGCAACAATACTGGCTAGAGGTATTTTTGCAAGTTATGCAGTTTATACACTATTTTTCCACGAAAATGGAATAAAAATTTCAAAAAAAGATTTGTTATTAGATAATAATGTTATCAAATTAATAAAAGTCGGAATCCCTTCTTCTATTGGTCAATCAATGGCTGCTTTTGGATTTATGTTTCTTAATGGCTTTATAATATCTTTTGGATATACAACTCTTGCAGCTTTTGGAATTGGAAATAGAATAAATTCATTAATTCTCATGCCAGCCATGGGAATTGGAAATGCCTTAGCAACAATAGTTGGGCAAAATTTAGGTGCTGATCAGATTCAAAGAGCCAAAAAAGCTGTAAAAACCAGCTCAATTTTAAGCACTGTCTTTTTACTAATTGGTGGCGGAATATTTTTCCCATTCATCCCTCAAGTATTAAAATTATTTAGTGATGACCCACTTGTTATAAATCAGGGTATAACTTATTTAAGATTAATAACTCTTTCTTTACCGTTAATGGGCTTTTTTCAGATTTTTGTTGGTACCTTCCAGGGTTCAGGACATACAATCTTTGCTATGATATTAATGATCGGAAGATTATGGGTACTACGTTTACCTATGATTTTAGTTTTTAAACAATATACTAACTGGGGATCGAATTCAGTCTGGTATGCAATGGTTCTCAGCAATGCTTTTACCTGTCTTGTAGGTTATGCTATCTATCTATCAGGCCGTTGGGAAGAAAAAGTAATAGATGATAAACCTGCTGCCAAAACTAAAAAAGTATTAGCTAAAGAATAA
- the obgE gene encoding GTPase ObgE has translation MFIDELEIKVKAGDGGNGIVSFRREKYEDMGGPNGGDGGDGGDVILKADEGLNTLADFRYKNFYKADNGEHGSGRQKHGSDGETLILQVPTGTMVYDAEKERLIADLIEDGESFVVAKGGEGGKGNARFTKSTRQAPTFAEQGESGEERTIKLELKLLADVGLIGFPNVGKSTLISAVSAAKPKIDSYHFTTLKPNLGVVSINDFQSYVMADIPGLIEGAHNGVGLGDEFLKHVERTKLLLHVLDASAIEGRDPIKDFEIINNELENYNEHLAELPQIIALNKMDLPSAKENVEKLIKEFEGRGFTVFPISAVTHKGLKKLKHYLWDKLQELPDSKEDISRRRGVVIKPDFAENPEIEIKRIGKHEYRVRGTLVEKQIEKTDFNNEAAVKRMMRVLNHNGLKKKMNQKGIKDGDTVKIGNMEFEYVK, from the coding sequence ATGTTTATTGATGAATTAGAAATTAAAGTAAAAGCTGGAGATGGTGGTAATGGTATTGTAAGTTTTCGCAGAGAAAAATATGAAGATATGGGTGGTCCTAATGGTGGAGATGGTGGAGATGGTGGAGATGTTATTCTTAAAGCTGATGAAGGCTTAAATACTCTTGCTGATTTCCGCTATAAAAATTTTTATAAAGCTGATAATGGAGAACATGGTTCAGGAAGACAGAAACATGGCAGTGATGGAGAAACATTAATTTTACAGGTACCTACAGGTACTATGGTTTATGATGCAGAAAAAGAACGATTAATAGCTGATTTAATTGAAGATGGGGAAAGTTTTGTTGTTGCTAAAGGCGGTGAAGGTGGAAAAGGGAATGCTCGCTTTACGAAATCAACAAGACAGGCACCGACTTTTGCCGAACAGGGAGAAAGTGGAGAAGAGAGAACTATCAAATTGGAATTAAAATTATTAGCTGATGTTGGTTTAATTGGATTTCCTAATGTAGGAAAATCAACTTTAATTTCAGCAGTGTCTGCAGCTAAACCTAAGATTGATTCTTACCATTTTACTACTCTTAAACCGAATTTAGGAGTAGTCTCAATTAATGATTTTCAATCCTATGTAATGGCAGATATCCCTGGTCTTATTGAAGGGGCTCATAACGGAGTTGGTCTTGGTGATGAGTTTTTAAAACATGTTGAAAGAACAAAACTTTTATTACATGTTTTAGATGCTTCCGCTATCGAAGGTAGAGACCCAATTAAAGATTTTGAAATAATAAATAATGAATTAGAAAATTATAATGAACATTTAGCTGAATTACCTCAAATTATAGCACTTAATAAAATGGATCTTCCTTCTGCCAAAGAGAATGTTGAAAAATTGATTAAAGAATTTGAGGGTAGAGGATTTACTGTTTTTCCTATTTCTGCTGTAACTCATAAAGGCTTAAAAAAGCTCAAACATTATCTCTGGGATAAATTGCAGGAATTACCTGATAGTAAAGAAGATATATCCAGAAGAAGAGGAGTAGTTATAAAACCAGATTTTGCAGAAAATCCTGAAATTGAAATAAAAAGAATAGGTAAACATGAATATAGGGTAAGAGGTACTTTAGTAGAAAAGCAAATAGAAAAGACAGATTTTAATAATGAAGCAGCAGTAAAAAGAATGATGAGAGTTTTAAATCACAATGGATTAAAAAAGAAAATGAACCAAAAAGGTATTAAGGATGGAGACACTGTAAAGATAGGTAATATGGAATTTGAATATGTTAAATAA